The segment CAATTGGCTCGCGCTCGAAACGGACGGACCTCTGGCGCATACCGCGACGCGCCATACCCGGCGGTTCTGCTGCGCAATGTGTTCTTCGCGGCGCTGGTGATAGTTCACGGCTTCCGGCGGCTGGCCCCGCCGTACTGAGGGGACTGCGCACCTCGATTTGCGCCATTCCCCCCGCCGCGCTATAATCGAATCCAGTACAACACGCCGCTAGGGGCGCCCCACAAAGGCTGAGAATGAACCCTTGGAACCTGATCCGGATAATGCCGGCGCAGGGAAGCGGAGACGACATTTCATTTGAGAATGGCCGCCTCCGGGCGGCCCTTTTTGGTTCCGGGTTTCGAGTTCCGGGTTCCGAGATAGCCTTCTCGGAACCCGGAACTCGGAACTCGAAACTGTGGAGACTGGAATGAGAGATTACCTGGCTGCCCGCAAGGGCCAACCCAACGTGAGCCAGTTGCACTACGCCCGCAAGGGCGTGATAACGGAAGAGATGCATTTTGTGGCCGCGCGCGAGGGCCTAACTCCGGAGTTCATCCGTGACGAAGTCGCCCGCGGCCGAATGATCATCCCCGCCAACATCAACCACCCCGAGGTGGAGCCGATGGCGATCGGGATGAATGCCCGCTGCAAGGTCAATTCGAACATCGGCAATAGCGCCGTTACCAGCAACATCGAGGGCGAGGTTGAGAAACTCCAGTGGTCGATACGCTGGGGCGCGGACACGCTGATGGACCTCTCCACCGGCGGCGACATCCCCGCCATCCGCGAGGCCATCCTGCGCAACAGCAAGATCCCCATCGGCACGGTACCCCTGTATGAAGCGTTGGCGCGCGTGCCGACTGTGTATGACCTCAACATCGATGTCATGCTGGAGGTCATCGAGGACCAGGCCAAGCAGGGCGTAGACTACATGACCATTCATGCCGGCGTCCTGCGCCGATACGTGCCGATGACGCTCAGCCGCATCACCGGAATCGTCAGCCGCGGCGGCAGCATCATGTCGGAATGGTGCGTCTACCACGAGCAGGAGAATTTCCTCTATACGCATTTCGACGACATCTGCGAGATCTTCAAGAAGTACGACGTGTCGTTCAGCCTCGGCGACGGACTGCGCCCGGGCTGCATCGCGGACGCCAGTGACCAGGCGCAGTTCGCTGAACTGGACACCCTGGGCGAACTCACCCAGCGCGCGTGGGAGCACGACGTGCAGGTGATGGTCGAGGGCCCGGGCCACATCCCGATCCATGAGGTCGTGATGAACGTTGAGCGCGAGATGGAGGTCTGCAAGGAGGCTCCGTTCTATGTGCTGGGTCCGCTGGTAACCGACGTGGCGCCCGGCTACGACCACATCACGAGTTGTATCGGCGCGGCTATCGCGGGTGCGGCGGGCACGGCGATGCTGTGCTATGTGACTCCCAAGGAGCATCTGGGACTGCCGGACAAGGAAGACGTGAAGGCCGGCCTCATCGCCTACAAGATCGCGGCCCATAGCGCCGACATCGCCCGCAAGCGTCCCGGCGCGCAGGACTGGGACGACGAGCTTTCCCGCGCGCGCTTCTCGTTCGACTGGGACCGCCAGTTCGATCTCGCCATCGACCCTGATACCG is part of the Armatimonadota bacterium genome and harbors:
- the thiC gene encoding phosphomethylpyrimidine synthase ThiC gives rise to the protein MRDYLAARKGQPNVSQLHYARKGVITEEMHFVAAREGLTPEFIRDEVARGRMIIPANINHPEVEPMAIGMNARCKVNSNIGNSAVTSNIEGEVEKLQWSIRWGADTLMDLSTGGDIPAIREAILRNSKIPIGTVPLYEALARVPTVYDLNIDVMLEVIEDQAKQGVDYMTIHAGVLRRYVPMTLSRITGIVSRGGSIMSEWCVYHEQENFLYTHFDDICEIFKKYDVSFSLGDGLRPGCIADASDQAQFAELDTLGELTQRAWEHDVQVMVEGPGHIPIHEVVMNVEREMEVCKEAPFYVLGPLVTDVAPGYDHITSCIGAAIAGAAGTAMLCYVTPKEHLGLPDKEDVKAGLIAYKIAAHSADIARKRPGAQDWDDELSRARFSFDWDRQFDLAIDPDTARSMHDETLPQEGAKAAHFCSMCGPKFCAYEISQRGRGLMHQLAVAESPSEKPVDTFKVPAGAPGA